In the Apteryx mantelli isolate bAptMan1 chromosome 1, bAptMan1.hap1, whole genome shotgun sequence genome, one interval contains:
- the NRF1 gene encoding nuclear respiratory factor 1 isoform X1 → MEEHGVTQTEHMATIEAHAVAQQVQQVHVATYTEHSMLSADEDSPSSPEDTSYDDSDILNSTAADEVTAHLAAAGPVGMAAAAAVATGKKRKRPHVFESNPSIRKRQQTRLLRKLRATLDEYTTRVGQQAIVLCISPSKPNPVFKVFGAAPLENVVRKYKSMILEDLESALAEHAPAPQEVNSELPPLTIDGIPVSVDKMTQAQLRAFIPEMLKYSTGRGKPGWGKESCKPIWWPEDIPWANVRSDVRTEEQKQRVSWTQALRTIVKNCYKQHGREDLLYAFEDQQTQQQTTATHSIAHLVPSQTVVQTFSNPDGTVSLIQVGTGATVATLADASELPTTVTVAQVNYSAVTDGEVEQNWATLQGGEMTIQTTQASEATQAVASLAEAAVAASQEMQQGATVTMALNSEAAAHAVATLAEATLQGGGQIVLSGETAAAVGALTGVQDANGVEEMWVSIPAVSLSGDGGQMDFQLWRCRSGFVCPYVRRSPGSECEDRSGHQRSVV, encoded by the exons ATGGAAGAACACGGGGTGACCCAAACAGAACACATGGCCACCATCGAGGCCCACGCAGTGGCCCAGCAGGTGCAGCAGGTCCATGTGGCCACCTACACAGAGCACAGCATGCTGAGCGCAGACGAAGACTCGCCGTCTTCGCCGGAGGATACGTCCTACGATGACTCGGACATCCTCAACTCCACGGCTGCCGACGAGGTCACCGCCCACCTGGCTGCAGCAG GCCCTgtgggaatggcagcagctgctgccgtcGCAACGGGTAAAAAACGAAAACGACCACATGTTTTTGAATCCAACCCGTCGATCCGCAAGAGGCAGCAGACACGTTTGCTACG GAAGCTCCGAGCCACGCTGGATGAGTACACCACCAGAGTGGGGCAGCAGGCCATCGTTTTGTGCATCTCTCCCTCCAAGCCCAATCCTGTCTTTAAAGTATTTGGTGCTGCACCCTTGGAGAATGTG GTACGCAAGTACAAGAGCATGATTCTGGAAGACCTGGAGTCCGCACTAGCAGAGCACGCCCCTGCGCCTCAGGAGGTTAACTCGGAGCTGCCGCCCCTCACCATCGATGGCATTCCTGTCTCAGTGGACAAGATGACCCAG GCACAACTGCGAGCGTTCATCCCTGAGATGCTGAAGTATTCCACGGGTCGCGGGAAACCAGGCTGgggcaaggagagctgcaagcccATCTGGTGGCCCGAGGATATTCCATGGGCCAACGTTCGCAGTGATGTCCGCACAGAGGAACAGAAGCAGCGG GTGTCATGGACCCAAGCGTTGCGGACTATTGTGAAGAACTGCTACAAGCAGCATGGGCGTGAGGACCTTCTCTATGCGTTTGAGGATCAGCAGACACAACAGCAGACCACAGCCACACACAGTATAGCGCACCTGGTGCCGTCACAGACAGTGGTACAAACCTTCAGTAACCCCGATGGCACCGTGTCCCTCATCCAG GTTGGCACTGGTGCTACAGTTGCCACGCTGGCTGATGCCTCAGAGTTGCCCACGACAGTTACCGTTGCACAAGTCAATTATTCTGCAGTGACTGATGGAGAG GTGGAGCAGAACTGGGCAACGCTACAGGGGGGCGAGATGACTATCCAGACGACGCAGGCATCAGAGGCCACGCAGGCGGTGGCATCATTGGCagaagcagcagtggcagcatctCAGGAGATGCAGCAAGGAGCAACTGTTACCATGGCACTCAACAG CGAAGCAGCCGCCCACGCAGTAGCCACGCTTGCTGAAGCCACCCTTCAAGGTGGAGGGCAAATTGTCCTATCTGGTGAAACTGCAGCAGCAGTGGGAGCACTTACTGGAGTCCAAGATGCCAATG GGGTGGAGGAGATGTGGGTATCCATTCCTGCTGTCTCTCTATCTGGGGATGGAGGGCAGATGGATTTTCAGCTTTGGCGCTGTCGCTCAGGATTTGTCTGCCCTTACGTACGCAGAAGCCCGGGGTCCGAGTGTGAGGATCGTTCTGGACACCAGCGCTCGGTTGTTTGA